A genomic region of Sander lucioperca isolate FBNREF2018 chromosome 6, SLUC_FBN_1.2, whole genome shotgun sequence contains the following coding sequences:
- the LOC116041579 gene encoding von Willebrand factor A domain-containing protein 1 isoform X1 gives MNVFLLRGVLLCAMLQRSNMQIAVPATVLNCCEGHILLLLDSSGSIANYEFSRLLHFVTELLRPFSLGRGHVRVGLLQVGTNPNLEFGLDVHSNQKGLQKALRSVSQLQGDTNTEAALRVAQQLLTETDENVPKILLWLTDGVQPGDVDKPMSELKAQGVSVLAVSTVHGNYQVLQRAVTPPLESHLYSVDIDNMDIITEDLREAIIKIIRAERLRVVHLTSHSAVLQWRPVLSADNGHYELSYESRWKTDTETRRILPGDSSWVELTKLQPETTYTAALRPESNQRLFNTLSVNFTTLPDVLSPTVVSVSDSGPRQIRVSWGPLQLARVQRYTVEYGAIPSGHVHTVTLPNQQNSTLLLGLEPGTLYLVTVSALHVNGKERAMSVRACTQEAALPALADLQLTTVERQEVKVTWKAHQEGLKGYWLSSHSSSSKPFIASAYLPPTSRSTRLTRLAPSSRVCVSPVYGWGRGDGLCCTAERHTRWLS, from the exons atgaatgtttttttacttCGGGGTGTTCTTCTCTGCGCGATGTTGCAGCGGAGCAACATGCAAATTGCTGTACCTGCCACAG TGTTAAACTGCTGTGAAGGGCATATTCTCCTTCTGCTGGACTCTTCAGGAAGTATAGCAAACTACGAGTTCTCACGCCTGTTGCACTTCGTCACCGAGCTGCTTCGCCCCTTCTCATTGGGACGTGGGCACGTAAGAGTCGGACTGCTGCAGGTGGGCACAAACCCTAACCTGGAGTTTGGCCTGGACGTCCACAGCAATCAGAAAGGTCTGCAGAAAGCTCTGCGGAGTGTCAGCCAGCTGCAGGGAGACACCAACACTGAGGCAGCGCTCAGGGTGGCACAGCAGCTtctgacagagacagatgagaaCGTGCCAAAGATTCTGCTGTGGCTGACGGATGGTGTGCAGCCTGGAGACGTGGACAAACCGATGTCGGAGCTGAAGGCGCAGGGAGTTTCTGTACTAGCTGTGTCTACAGTACATGGCAACTACCAGGTGTTACAACGTGCAGTGACACCTCCACTGGAGTCTCACCTCTATTCTGTGGACATAGATAACATGGACATCATCACTGAGGACCTGAGGGAGGCCATtatca AAATTATTCGTGCAGAACGGCTGCGCGTGGTGCACTTGACTTCCCACAGTGCTGTGCTGCAGTGGCGTCCTGTTCTGAGCGCTGACAACGGTCACTATGAGCTCTCGTACGAATCTAGGTGGAAAACGGACACTGAAACTAGACGCATTCTCCCAGGCGACTCCAGCTGGGTAGAGCTGACCAAACTGCAGCCTGAAACCACCTACACAGCTGCCCTCCGCCCAGAGTCCAACCAGAGGCTGTTTAACACACTCTCTGTTAACTTCACTACACTTCCTG ATGTTTTAAGCCCGACAGTCGTCTCTGTGTCAGACTCTGGGCCTCGTCAGATCCGTGTGAGCTGGGGTCCCCTGCAGCTGGCTCGAGTCCAGAGATATACTGTTGAGTATGGAGCTATTCCAAGCGGACACGTCCACACCGTTACATTACCAAACCAGCAGAACTCTACCTTGCTGCTCGGCCTGGAGCCGGGCACTTTGTACCTGGTCACAGTCAGTGCTCTGCATGTGAATGGAAAAGAAAGAGCCATGTCTGTAAGAGCATGCACTCAAGAGG CAGCTCTGCCAGCTCTGGCCGACCTTCAGTTGACCACAGTGGAGCGTCAGGAGGTAAAGGTAACGTGGAAGGCCCATCAGGAAGGTTTGAAAGGCTACTGGCTGAGCTCCCACAGCTCCTCCTCGAAGCCCTTCATCGCCTCCGCGTACCTGCCTCCTACCTCTCGTTCAACGCGTCTCACGCGCCTCGCACCGAGCAGTCGAGTGTGTGTGTCCCCGGTCTATGGCTGGGGCCGAGGAGACGGGTTATGCTGCACTGCAGAGAGGCACACACGTTGGCTGAGCTGA
- the LOC116041579 gene encoding von Willebrand factor A domain-containing protein 1 isoform X2, whose translation MNVFLLRGVLLCAMLQRSNMQIAVPATVLNCCEGHILLLLDSSGSIANYEFSRLLHFVTELLRPFSLGRGHVRVGLLQVGTNPNLEFGLDVHSNQKGLQKALRSVSQLQGDTNTEAALRVAQQLLTETDENVPKILLWLTDGVQPGDVDKPMSELKAQGVSVLAVSTVHGNYQVLQRAVTPPLESHLYSVDIDNMDIITEDLREAIIKIIRAERLRVVHLTSHSAVLQWRPVLSADNGHYELSYESRWKTDTETRRILPGDSSWVELTKLQPETTYTAALRPESNQRLFNTLSVNFTTLPDVLSPTVVSVSDSGPRQIRVSWGPLQLARVQRYTVEYGAIPSGHVHTVTLPNQQNSTLLLGLEPGTLYLVTVSALHVNGKERAMSVRACTQEALPALADLQLTTVERQEVKVTWKAHQEGLKGYWLSSHSSSSKPFIASAYLPPTSRSTRLTRLAPSSRVCVSPVYGWGRGDGLCCTAERHTRWLS comes from the exons atgaatgtttttttacttCGGGGTGTTCTTCTCTGCGCGATGTTGCAGCGGAGCAACATGCAAATTGCTGTACCTGCCACAG TGTTAAACTGCTGTGAAGGGCATATTCTCCTTCTGCTGGACTCTTCAGGAAGTATAGCAAACTACGAGTTCTCACGCCTGTTGCACTTCGTCACCGAGCTGCTTCGCCCCTTCTCATTGGGACGTGGGCACGTAAGAGTCGGACTGCTGCAGGTGGGCACAAACCCTAACCTGGAGTTTGGCCTGGACGTCCACAGCAATCAGAAAGGTCTGCAGAAAGCTCTGCGGAGTGTCAGCCAGCTGCAGGGAGACACCAACACTGAGGCAGCGCTCAGGGTGGCACAGCAGCTtctgacagagacagatgagaaCGTGCCAAAGATTCTGCTGTGGCTGACGGATGGTGTGCAGCCTGGAGACGTGGACAAACCGATGTCGGAGCTGAAGGCGCAGGGAGTTTCTGTACTAGCTGTGTCTACAGTACATGGCAACTACCAGGTGTTACAACGTGCAGTGACACCTCCACTGGAGTCTCACCTCTATTCTGTGGACATAGATAACATGGACATCATCACTGAGGACCTGAGGGAGGCCATtatca AAATTATTCGTGCAGAACGGCTGCGCGTGGTGCACTTGACTTCCCACAGTGCTGTGCTGCAGTGGCGTCCTGTTCTGAGCGCTGACAACGGTCACTATGAGCTCTCGTACGAATCTAGGTGGAAAACGGACACTGAAACTAGACGCATTCTCCCAGGCGACTCCAGCTGGGTAGAGCTGACCAAACTGCAGCCTGAAACCACCTACACAGCTGCCCTCCGCCCAGAGTCCAACCAGAGGCTGTTTAACACACTCTCTGTTAACTTCACTACACTTCCTG ATGTTTTAAGCCCGACAGTCGTCTCTGTGTCAGACTCTGGGCCTCGTCAGATCCGTGTGAGCTGGGGTCCCCTGCAGCTGGCTCGAGTCCAGAGATATACTGTTGAGTATGGAGCTATTCCAAGCGGACACGTCCACACCGTTACATTACCAAACCAGCAGAACTCTACCTTGCTGCTCGGCCTGGAGCCGGGCACTTTGTACCTGGTCACAGTCAGTGCTCTGCATGTGAATGGAAAAGAAAGAGCCATGTCTGTAAGAGCATGCACTCAAGAGG CTCTGCCAGCTCTGGCCGACCTTCAGTTGACCACAGTGGAGCGTCAGGAGGTAAAGGTAACGTGGAAGGCCCATCAGGAAGGTTTGAAAGGCTACTGGCTGAGCTCCCACAGCTCCTCCTCGAAGCCCTTCATCGCCTCCGCGTACCTGCCTCCTACCTCTCGTTCAACGCGTCTCACGCGCCTCGCACCGAGCAGTCGAGTGTGTGTGTCCCCGGTCTATGGCTGGGGCCGAGGAGACGGGTTATGCTGCACTGCAGAGAGGCACACACGTTGGCTGAGCTGA
- the LOC116041602 gene encoding olfactory receptor class A-like protein 4 → MASKNNTIKEAGDTKLVGMGLPVSAPSVQNALYTILVMLGILGNATVFVVIGKSVIMDRGGGRTSDIIIINMTLSNLLVSLMRNTLLVISDMGVKIYLSKGWCQYFMGFWVWLRSVNVWSTLFLSAFHFRTLRRVAPTIACQGIPKTLLLSLALIWFLNFIYSIPAHIFSTNGGINTTETLMLVSSTTRPLLGCVWKFPSSAHGLAYATTSIIINEAIPIILMVFTNLGSFFTLYTYGRTQSSGKDAPLIKRVPAERRAAKVILALIMLFIASWGTSVISVNYFNYSRGSSVEFLLVIARFSNTTFIAMSPVFLAVGHRRLRAFIKSLLSH, encoded by the exons ATGGCTTCAAAGAACAACACTATAAAGGAGGCTGGAGACACCAAGCTTGTGGGGATGGGACTTCCTGTCTCTGCGCCCTCTGTGCAAAATGCCTTATACACAATCCTGGTGATGCTGGGCATCCTGGGTAATGCCACCGTTTTTGTGGTGATTGGTAAGAGTGTAATAATGGACCGTGGTGGGGGACGTACCTCGGACATCATTATCATTAACATGACACTGTCTAACCTGCTTGTGTCTCTAATGAGGAACACGCTGCTTGTCATATCAGACATGGGAGTCAAG ATTTACTTATCCAAAGGTTGGTGTCAGTACTTCATGGGTTTCTGGGTGTGGCTGCGATCGGTCAATGTTTGGTCAACACTCTTCCTCAgtgcgttccacttccggacACTGAGGCGTGTGGCTCCTACTATTGCGTGCCAGGGCATTCCTAAGACACTACTGCTGAGTCTGGCGCTCATCTGGTTTCTCAACTTTATTTACTCCATTCCTGCTCATATATTTTCCACTAATGGGGGCATTAACACCACAGAG ACCCTGATGCTGGTGAGCAGCACAACTCGCCCCCTGCTGGGCTGTGTTTGGAAATTTCCCTCCAGTGCCCATGGCCTGGCCTATGCCACCACATCTATTATCATTAATGAAGCAATTCCCATAATCCTTATGGTCTTTACCAACCTGGGCTCCTTTTTCACACTCTATACCTATGGCAGGACGCAGAGTTCGGGAAAGGATGCACCTTTAATAAAACGGGTGCCTGCTGAGAGACGAGCAGCCaag gtgaTTCTCGCTCTCATAATGCTCTTCATTGCATCCTGGGGAACCAGCGTTATTTCTGTCAACTATTTCAACTACAGCCGTGGATCATCTGTGGAGTTTCTTCTGGTCATTGCTCGTTTTTCCAACACTACCTTCATTGCCATGTCACCTGTTTTTCTGGCAGTTGGCCACCGTCGTCTGCGTGCTTTCATCAAGTCTTTGCTCTCTCACTGA
- the LOC116041595 gene encoding olfactory receptor class A-like protein 4: MSEVLTLDAILFGLLVFSGILGNILVIHVVFQSAVETPSQRLPPSDTILVHLSLANLLTSIFRTVPIFVSDLGLDVSLSPGWCRIFMLLWVWWRGVSCWVTLTLSVFHYTTLRRQHMAFGPLTQQRERRRVWIILGLVWGANLAFSIPALVYSTQVQGNITVELMVISCATRPLLGCVWEFPSNQQGSAFASSSLAINEVLPLVLMVCTNLATLHALAKHIRAVTSGAESGGIHGELDKHVSTERKAVHVIMTLVLLFVICWALQVAAVTYYNYDRGQHAKGLLAVAQFSASLFVGFSPMVVALGHGKLRRRIMSMILMRFKVLKCHREDTEEVGKSPKTKRKKGKLTVFSVQKERNKVIKVKDKVKANK, translated from the exons ATGTCAGAGGTCCTCACTTTAGATGCTATTTTGTTTGGGCTCTTGGTCTTTTCTGGCATCCTGGGAAACATCCTGGTCATCCATGTG GTGTTTCAGTCAGCTGTTGAGACTCCGTCTCAGAGActccctccctctgacacaattTTGGTGCACCTGTCTCTGGCCAACCTGCTGACCTCTATTTTCCGCACAGTACCTATCTTTGTGTCAGACCTGGGCTTggatgtgtctctgtctccaggcTGGTGCCGAATCTTCATGCTGCTGTGGGTGTGGTGGCGAGGCGTGAGCTGTTGGGTGACTCTAACACTTAGCGTCTTCCACTACACCACCCTGAGGAGACAGCACATGGCCTTTGGACCTCTCACACAGCAGAGGGAGAGGCGGCGGGTCTGGATCATTCTGGGGCTTGTGTGGGGGGCAAACCTGGCCTTCTCAATACCAGCTCTGGTATATAGCACTCAGGTTCAGGGCAACATCACTGTGGAGCTGATGGTGATCAGCTGCGCCACTAGGCCTCTACTGGGCTGCGTCTGGGAGTTCCCCTCCAACCAACAGGGCTCAGCCTTCGCCTCCTCTTCGCTTGCAATTAATGAGGTGTTGCCACTGGTGCTGATGGTTTGCACCAATTTAGCCACACTTCATGCTCTGGCAAAACACATCCGAGCTGTTACCTCAGGGGCAGAGTCAGGAGGAATCCATGGGGAGCTGGACAAACATGTGTCCACTGAACGCAAAGCAGTTCATGTAATCATGACGCTGGTGTTGCTCTTCGTGATCTGCTGGGCGTTACAGGTTGCTGCAGTGACATACTACAACTATGATAGGGGACAACACGCTAAAGGGTTACTAGCTGTGGCTCAATTCTCTGCTTCGCTGTTTGTAGGATTCAGTCCCATGGTGGTGGCCCTGGGACATGGCAAGCTAAGGAGGAGAATCATGAGTATGATCCTGATGCGGTTTAAAGTTCTTAAATGTCACAGGGAAGACACTGAAGAAGTGGGTAAATCCCCAAAgactaaaagaaagaaagggaaacTAACTGTTTTTAGTGTTCAAAAAGAGAGGAATAAGGTCATAAAAGTGAAGGACAAAGTTAAGGCAAACAAATGA
- the fndc10 gene encoding fibronectin type III domain-containing protein 10, whose protein sequence is MKSQKRPSLLALSALLLCTLHQTAGSSRSHRSSTASSTTTSSSEARGRNNLGTQNWLKTTKISSNGNHSHESRPNKLKEATGRVNSLSFNTSRGNMTTVIMERSGRAPNWSPEEGVSPLCAYRVIEGGIGGQLCFRHTLFGYKCHKGDCRTVVSFRNLVANILINGSVLLQWTHEGESTMTGRDVKTKETVAGQKGDGDPGTNLTRKESSNTAFSGRRHKRGGYELSCWWNGSYTQFECAGVHLGSGCRDFLLIELHENIPYRICLRSLARFDPAQKADQRDCVEFTLPPSGMQDIVIAMTTVGGAICVMLVIICLLVAYITENIMSPTTQHTYSYRTHTHH, encoded by the coding sequence ATGAAAAGCCAAAAACGACCATCACTGCTCGCCTTATCGGCACTCCTGCTCTGCACATTACACCAGACAGCTGGGTCCAGCAGATCTCATCGCAGCAGCACAgcatcatcaacaacaacatccTCATCAGAGGCTAGAGGCAGGAATAATTTGGGGACCCAAAACTGGCTAAAAACGACAAAGATCAGTTCTAATGGCAATCACAGCCACGAAAGTAGGCCAAATAAGCTAAAAGAGGCAACGGGCCGAGTGAATAGCCTCTCTTTCAACACCAGCAGAGGCAATATGACTACTGTGATAATGGAAAGGTCTGGCAGGGCACCAAACTGGAGCCCGGAAGAAGGGGTGTCACCACTGTGTGCCTACCGAGTGATTGAGGGAGGTATTGGGGGCCAGCTGTGTTTTCGACATACACTGTTTGGGTACAAGTGTCACAAGGGAGACTGCAGGACAGTGGTGTCTTTCAGGAATCTGGTGGCAAATATTCTCATCAATGGCAGTGTACTGTTACAGTGGACCCATGAGGGAGAATCCACAATGACTGGCCGAGACGTAAAGACAAAAGAGACTGTCGCTGGTCAGAAGGGCGATGGGGATCCAGGGACAAATTTAACAAGAAAGGAAAGCTCAAACACTGCTTTCAGTGGCCGACGACACAAGCGTGGAGGCTATGAGTTAAGCTGCTGGTGGAATGGAAGCTATACTCAATTTGAGTGTGCTGGTGTCCATCTTGGATCTGGCTGCAGGGACTTTCTCCTGATTGAGCTGCATGAGAACATCCCCTACCGCATCTGCCTGCGCTCCCTGGCCCGCTTCGATCCAGCTCAGAAAGCAGACCAACGGGACTGTGTAGAGTTTACTTTGCCGCCATCTGGGATGCAGGACATTGTGATCGCCATGACAACGGTTGGGGGAGCTATTTGCGTGATGCTGGTCATCATCTGCTTGCTGGTGGCATACATCACAGAAAATATCATGAGCCCCACGACACAGCACACATACTCCTACCGCACTCACACGCATCACTGA
- the ssu72 gene encoding RNA polymerase II subunit A C-terminal domain phosphatase SSU72, giving the protein MPSHPLRVAVVCSSNQNRSMEAHSILSKRGFDVRSFGTGSHVKLPGPAPDKPNVYDFKTTYVQMYNDLVRKDKELYTQNGILHMLDRNKRIKSKPERFQSCKEKFDLVITCEERVYDQVLEDLNSREQETLQPVHVINVDIQDNHEEATLGAFLICELCQCIQHTEDMEDEMDELIQEFEEKSNRPFLHTVCFY; this is encoded by the exons ATGCCGAGCCACCCGCTGCGTGTAGCGGTTGTGTGCTCGAGCAACCAGAACCGCAGTATGGAAGCGCACAGTATCCTCAG CAAACGTGGATTTGATGTGCGTTCATTTGGGACAGGGTCTCATGTGAAGCTACCCGGTCCTGCCCCGGATAAGCCAAATGTGTATGACTTCAAAACGACATATGTACAGATGTACAACGACTTGGTCCGCAAGGACAAGGAACT ATACACACAGAATGGCATCCTGCACATGCTGGACCGCAACAAGCGCATCAAATCAAAGCCAGAGCGCTTTCAAAGCTGCAAGGAGAAGTTTGACCTGGTCATCACATGTGAAGAGAGAGTCTATGACCAAGTTCTGGAGG ATCTGAATTCAAGAGAGCAGGAGACTCTACAGCCTGTGCATGTTATCAATGTAGACATTCAGGATAACCACGAGGAAGCCACGCTGGGCGCCTTCCTCATCTGTGAGCTGTGTCAATGT ATCCAGCACACTGAGGACATGGAGGATGAAATGGATGAGCTCATACAAGAGTTTGAGGAGAAGAGCAACAGGCCTTTTCTTCACACTGtctgtttctactga
- the LOC116041638 gene encoding transmembrane protein 240-like — protein sequence MNALFCRFHNFILPLVRGADGVCACTCGRHQVYHVVSYNGAQPMMDSSENYVVSDIMARQEMNLIVGLLLGLCISLFLQWLLGVCHSRLKYWISNQINDGDFWSWMPKFSKTTELFRQLHPKHTEDFGGNMLHLDQDVHHDVNDLSR from the exons ATGAACGCGCTTTTTTGCCGCTTTCACAACTTCATCCTCCCGTTAGTGCGAGGGGCGGACGGTGTCTGCGCATGCACCTGTGGAAG GCATCAAGTCTATCATGTTGTTTCATATAATGGGGCCCAGCCCATGATGGATTCCAGCGAAAACTACGTTGTAAGTGACATCATGGCCCGGCAGGAGATGAATCTGATCGTTGGACTGCTCTTGGGCCTCTGCATCAGCTTGTTCTTGCAGTGGCTGCTCGGAGTTTGCCACTCACGGCTCAAATACTGGATTTCAAACCAAATAAATG ATGGGGATTTCTGGTCATGGATGCCCAAATTCAGTAAAACAACGGAGTTGTTCAGGCAGttacatccaaaacacacaGAGGACTTCGGGGGAAACATGTTGCATCTCGACCAAGATGTGCACCATGATGTTAATGACCTATCAAGATAA